In Acuticoccus sediminis, a single window of DNA contains:
- a CDS encoding M24 family metallopeptidase translates to MSTPPFSREEYARRTALARASMSTRGIDALVLRNPENICYLTGYETPGHYNFHALIVMPDAFAMVVRLFESPNVEEYTNFKTVFCVPDGIVPVTVLVDALKTLGLADKRLGLETGINKASLYSPVSEREILTRDLPRANFVDCTGILAAARVLKSDVEIEALRTAVNMAEIAVDAGIEAITDGCTENDIAAAVLYAGTKAGCEYVSLPPFVAAGERSAIPHGTWRGRSVARGEHVYFEVSGVHKRYTGPVMRCATLGPPSDLIQKMSDAMLRALDVSLEGIRPGMSGKSAHDLIYNVVDEAGFGGDYFTHHGGYSLGIAFPPGWGEGHLMDIGPGEEKPLQPGMVFHIVPVSLIYGTAGVGFSAVVQITETGCVPLSRYPRALTVV, encoded by the coding sequence ATGTCGACGCCCCCATTCTCGCGCGAGGAATACGCGCGCCGGACGGCCCTCGCCCGCGCCAGCATGTCCACGCGCGGGATCGACGCCCTCGTCCTGCGTAACCCCGAGAACATCTGCTACCTGACCGGCTACGAGACGCCAGGGCACTACAACTTCCACGCCCTCATCGTCATGCCCGACGCTTTCGCGATGGTGGTGCGCCTGTTCGAGTCGCCCAACGTCGAGGAGTATACCAACTTCAAGACGGTGTTCTGCGTGCCGGACGGCATCGTCCCGGTGACGGTCTTGGTCGACGCGCTCAAGACTCTCGGCCTCGCCGACAAGCGGCTGGGGCTGGAGACGGGGATCAACAAGGCGAGCCTCTATTCGCCGGTGTCGGAGCGGGAGATCCTGACGCGCGACCTGCCGCGGGCGAATTTCGTCGACTGCACTGGGATCCTTGCGGCGGCGCGCGTCCTGAAGTCCGACGTCGAGATCGAAGCGCTGCGCACGGCCGTGAACATGGCGGAGATTGCCGTCGACGCCGGGATCGAGGCGATCACGGACGGGTGCACCGAAAACGACATCGCCGCGGCAGTGCTCTACGCGGGGACGAAGGCGGGGTGCGAGTACGTCAGCCTGCCGCCGTTCGTGGCGGCGGGTGAGCGCAGCGCCATCCCGCACGGCACCTGGCGGGGCCGGTCGGTCGCGCGCGGCGAGCACGTCTATTTCGAGGTGTCGGGCGTTCACAAGCGCTACACCGGGCCGGTGATGCGGTGCGCCACGCTGGGCCCGCCGTCCGATCTGATTCAGAAGATGTCGGACGCGATGCTGCGGGCGCTCGACGTGAGCCTCGAGGGGATCCGCCCCGGCATGAGCGGCAAGAGTGCGCACGACCTGATCTACAACGTGGTCGACGAGGCGGGCTTCGGCGGGGACTACTTCACCCACCACGGCGGCTATTCCCTCGGCATCGCATTTCCCCCGGGCTGGGGCGAGGGGCACCTGATGGACATCGGCCCCGGCGAGGAGAAGCCGCTGCAGCCGGGCATGGTGTTCCACATCGTCCCGGTGTCGCTGATCTACGGCACGGCCGGCGTCGGCTTCAGTGCCGTCGTGCAGATCACCGAAACCGGATGTGTGCCGCTGTCACGCTACCCGCGGGCGCTGACCGTGGTGTGA
- a CDS encoding polyamine ABC transporter substrate-binding protein — protein MTVSLNRRKFLTLTAAGVAVGPFVHTSRARAARELVVVSWGGSYQDAQRAAHFAPFTAETGINIVEISEGPRVAKLKTQIDSGSLEWDVMDFETSDMLSAGSMDLLEPIDTSVVDTSTILPDAVDEFGIANVSWSKLLGFNTAKYPNGEGAPTGWADFWNVEAFPGRRALQDLVKPNLEFALIADGVSLNELYPLDVERAFAALDRIRPHVDVWWGKTAQGIQILANGEVDMGTAPNGRLEAAKRDGQNVGYTWNDGAVDFDWWCVAKGAPNRDLAMEFINFAIAAEGQAKLASIIDYGPSNTEAWLLIDPERAATLPTAPDNLKAQFVLGNSWWQDNEADMLRRWQMWKLG, from the coding sequence ATGACAGTGTCCCTGAACAGGCGGAAGTTCCTCACATTGACGGCAGCCGGCGTCGCCGTCGGACCGTTCGTGCACACCAGCCGGGCCAGGGCCGCCCGCGAACTGGTGGTGGTGAGCTGGGGCGGCTCCTACCAGGACGCCCAGCGCGCCGCGCACTTCGCGCCGTTCACGGCCGAGACCGGCATCAACATCGTCGAGATCAGCGAAGGGCCGCGCGTGGCCAAGCTGAAGACCCAGATCGACAGCGGCAGCCTCGAATGGGACGTGATGGACTTCGAGACGTCCGACATGCTCTCCGCCGGCTCCATGGACCTGCTCGAGCCGATCGACACGTCGGTGGTGGACACCTCAACGATACTGCCCGACGCGGTCGACGAGTTCGGCATCGCCAACGTGTCGTGGTCCAAGCTCCTCGGCTTCAATACGGCGAAGTACCCGAACGGGGAGGGCGCGCCGACGGGGTGGGCCGACTTCTGGAACGTCGAGGCGTTCCCCGGCCGCCGCGCGTTGCAGGACCTCGTGAAGCCGAACCTCGAATTCGCGCTCATCGCTGACGGCGTGTCGCTGAACGAGCTCTATCCGCTGGACGTGGAGCGGGCCTTCGCCGCCCTCGACCGGATCCGTCCGCACGTCGACGTGTGGTGGGGCAAGACGGCGCAGGGAATCCAGATCCTGGCCAACGGCGAGGTCGACATGGGGACCGCCCCGAACGGGCGCCTGGAAGCGGCGAAGCGCGACGGCCAAAACGTCGGTTACACCTGGAACGACGGCGCCGTCGATTTCGACTGGTGGTGCGTCGCCAAGGGGGCGCCGAACCGCGACCTAGCGATGGAGTTCATCAACTTCGCCATCGCCGCTGAAGGGCAGGCCAAGCTCGCCTCCATCATCGACTACGGCCCCAGCAACACCGAGGCCTGGTTGCTGATCGATCCGGAGCGGGCCGCCACGCTTCCGACCGCACCGGACAATCTCAAGGCGCAGTTCGTCCTCGGCAACAGCTGGTGGCAGGATAACGAGGCCGACATGCTGCGCCGCTGGCAGATGTGGAAGCTCGGCTAA
- a CDS encoding ABC transporter permease, with translation MSTAWRRRSVTTLALALPAVAFLAVFFILPFARVVGWSVDGCEAAGPTLAHYEALASTPLYLRVALYTLRISLIVTVITLVIAYPVSFLLTRLRSWLAAAILFVLILPFWISALVRTFAWATLLQRNGPVNDLLMWSGLIAEPLDLSHGTFAVVVATIHWVLPFMVLSLYAGLRAIDPVLLRAASGLGARPGQTFRRVLFPLSLPAVVSGCGLVFILTVGSFVTPVLLGGLRDVFVAQLIEMLVNQLVDWPAAAALTVALLVVVLVLMTVFRAAGRSPLHAGSK, from the coding sequence ATGTCCACTGCATGGCGACGCCGGAGCGTCACCACCCTAGCCCTTGCGCTGCCCGCAGTGGCGTTCCTTGCGGTCTTCTTCATCCTGCCCTTCGCCCGCGTCGTCGGCTGGAGCGTCGACGGGTGCGAGGCGGCCGGGCCGACGCTCGCCCACTACGAGGCGCTGGCCTCCACCCCACTCTATCTGCGCGTGGCGCTCTACACGCTGCGCATCAGCCTGATCGTCACGGTGATCACGCTGGTGATAGCCTATCCGGTGTCCTTCCTGCTGACCCGCCTGCGGTCCTGGTTGGCGGCGGCGATCCTCTTCGTTCTGATCCTCCCTTTCTGGATAAGCGCGCTGGTGCGCACCTTCGCCTGGGCAACGCTTCTGCAGCGCAACGGGCCGGTGAACGACCTCCTCATGTGGAGCGGGTTAATCGCCGAACCACTAGATCTGTCGCACGGCACCTTCGCGGTCGTGGTGGCGACCATCCACTGGGTACTGCCGTTCATGGTGCTGTCGCTCTATGCCGGGCTGCGGGCGATCGATCCGGTGCTCCTGCGCGCGGCGAGCGGCCTCGGCGCCCGGCCCGGCCAGACCTTCCGCCGGGTGCTCTTTCCCCTCAGCCTGCCGGCCGTCGTCAGCGGCTGCGGGCTGGTGTTCATTCTCACGGTCGGTTCGTTCGTGACTCCGGTCCTCCTGGGCGGCCTGCGGGACGTGTTCGTCGCGCAGCTCATCGAGATGCTGGTCAACCAGCTCGTCGACTGGCCGGCGGCCGCGGCCCTCACGGTGGCGCTCCTCGTCGTGGTCCTGGTGCTGATGACCGTATTCCGGGCCGCGGGGCGCTCGCCGCTCCATGCCGGATCAAAATAA
- a CDS encoding ABC transporter permease, with the protein MTFLIILTALVLAFVIAPLVVVVVVSFGVSQMMEFPPRAFSLVWYERYFTSADWLNATRVSVEVGLGTALLATLLGTAVALAFRPRFAGSRLVHGVMIAPMVVPSIVIAIAAYFFFVPLTKMGLPLLGSRLGLILAHTVLAIPFVFVTVLASVQGLDPMLEKAAASCGAHPLQAFRRVTLPVIMPGVVSGAIFAFVASFDEVVIALFLSGARVRTLPIKMWEGVRFEIDPTVPAVATLMMVLSLAVMAVSQLLRRRARTFTASPSQAAGHGTAAPNVAMTR; encoded by the coding sequence ATGACGTTCCTGATCATCCTGACGGCGCTCGTCCTGGCGTTCGTGATCGCGCCCCTCGTGGTGGTGGTCGTGGTCTCGTTCGGGGTCTCGCAGATGATGGAGTTCCCGCCCCGCGCGTTCTCCCTCGTCTGGTACGAGCGCTACTTCACCAGTGCGGACTGGCTGAACGCGACACGGGTCAGCGTCGAGGTCGGGCTCGGCACGGCACTGCTCGCCACGCTGCTCGGCACGGCCGTGGCGCTGGCCTTCCGGCCGCGCTTCGCCGGCAGCCGGCTCGTCCACGGCGTGATGATCGCGCCGATGGTGGTGCCCTCGATCGTCATCGCGATCGCCGCCTACTTCTTCTTCGTGCCGCTGACGAAGATGGGGCTGCCGCTGCTCGGCAGCCGCCTCGGCCTCATCCTCGCCCATACGGTGCTGGCGATCCCGTTCGTCTTCGTCACCGTACTCGCCTCCGTGCAGGGGCTCGATCCGATGCTGGAGAAAGCCGCTGCGAGCTGCGGCGCCCATCCGCTCCAGGCGTTCCGCCGGGTGACCTTGCCGGTGATCATGCCAGGCGTGGTCTCGGGCGCGATCTTCGCCTTCGTCGCCTCCTTCGACGAGGTGGTCATCGCGCTCTTCCTCAGCGGGGCGCGGGTGCGGACCCTGCCGATCAAGATGTGGGAGGGCGTGCGCTTCGAGATCGATCCGACGGTGCCGGCGGTGGCCACGCTGATGATGGTCCTCTCGCTGGCCGTCATGGCGGTCAGCCAGCTCTTGCGGCGGCGCGCGCGCACCTTCACCGCCTCTCCCTCCCAGGCGGCCGGACACGGCACGGCCGCCCCCAACGTGGCGATGACACGATGA
- a CDS encoding ABC transporter ATP-binding protein, with protein MTTGQSLDVRSVSKRFGDALAVDAVSCAARTGEFVSFLGPSGSGKTTTLNMIAGFETPDSGDILVGGASQTSLAPYRRNIGMVFQNYALFPHLPVHRNVAFPLEVRGTPRREIRTRVARALETVQLSEKAGQLPRQLSGGQQQRVALARALVYEPGLILMDEPLGALDKRLRIDLQSEIKRIQAALGLTIIYVTHDQDEAVTMSDRICLFDGGRIVETGTPSALYETPRTRFTADFLGTSNLIGGTFTHDGGVPVLMAEGGAALPVAEPQGSVPSGTTATLCIRPERIRFNPPAESVDAHWPATIEEAVYCGNLTRYRVRIAGGIILKVEAPNAEAGAVAEGPITLGWKADAAHLILE; from the coding sequence ATGACCACTGGCCAATCCCTCGACGTGCGCAGCGTCTCCAAGCGCTTCGGCGACGCGCTGGCGGTCGACGCCGTCAGCTGCGCGGCGCGGACCGGCGAATTCGTCAGCTTCCTGGGGCCGAGCGGGTCCGGCAAGACGACGACGCTCAACATGATCGCTGGCTTCGAGACTCCCGACAGCGGCGACATCCTCGTCGGCGGTGCGTCCCAGACGAGCCTCGCCCCCTACCGGCGCAACATCGGCATGGTGTTCCAGAACTACGCGCTGTTTCCGCATCTGCCGGTCCACCGCAACGTGGCCTTCCCGCTGGAGGTGCGCGGTACGCCGCGGCGCGAGATCCGCACCCGCGTCGCCCGCGCGCTGGAGACCGTGCAGTTGTCGGAAAAGGCCGGACAGCTTCCGCGCCAGCTTTCGGGCGGGCAGCAGCAGCGCGTGGCACTTGCCCGTGCGCTGGTCTACGAGCCTGGCCTCATCCTCATGGACGAGCCGCTCGGCGCGCTGGACAAGCGCCTGCGCATCGACCTGCAGTCCGAGATCAAGCGCATCCAGGCCGCCCTCGGTCTCACTATTATCTACGTCACGCACGACCAGGACGAGGCGGTGACGATGTCGGACCGCATCTGTTTGTTCGACGGCGGGCGGATTGTCGAGACCGGAACGCCGAGCGCCCTCTACGAGACGCCGCGCACCCGCTTCACCGCTGACTTCCTCGGCACGTCGAACCTCATTGGCGGCACGTTCACCCACGACGGGGGCGTGCCGGTGCTAATGGCCGAGGGAGGGGCTGCCCTCCCCGTCGCTGAGCCGCAAGGCTCAGTGCCGAGCGGGACGACGGCGACCCTGTGCATCCGCCCCGAGCGGATCCGCTTCAATCCGCCGGCGGAGAGCGTCGACGCGCACTGGCCAGCCACGATCGAAGAGGCGGTCTATTGCGGCAACCTCACCCGCTACCGGGTGCGCATCGCCGGTGGGATCATCCTCAAGGTCGAGGCCCCCAACGCCGAGGCCGGAGCGGTCGCGGAGGGGCCGATCACGCTCGGCTGGAAGGCCGACGCGGCGCACCTCATTCTCGAATAA